The Prevotella sp. oral taxon 299 str. F0039 genome has a segment encoding these proteins:
- a CDS encoding type B 50S ribosomal protein L31 has protein sequence MKKGIHPDNYRPVVFKDMSNGDMFLTKSTCKANETVEFEGETYPVVKIEISSTSHPFYTGKSKLVDTAGRVDRFMNRYGKINK, from the coding sequence ATGAAAAAAGGTATTCATCCAGACAACTATCGTCCCGTCGTATTTAAGGATATGTCCAACGGCGATATGTTCCTTACAAAGTCTACATGTAAAGCAAATGAAACAGTAGAATTTGAAGGTGAGACTTATCCAGTGGTTAAGATTGAAATCTCAAGTACATCACATCCTTTCTATACAGGAAAGAGCAAGCTTGTCGATACAGCTGGTCGTGTTGATAGATTCATGAACCGTTACGGTAAGATTAACAAATAA